The DNA region ACCATGCCCTCCTTGATTTCGTCGCGGCAGATCGCCGGGCAACCCAGTGCGCCGGCGAGTTCGTGCGCGAGAGTCGTCTTGCCGTATCCACCGGACGGCCCGCTGACCGCGACAAGCGTGGGTGCGCCCATATGCCTATGCCCCTGAGCGAGCCAGGGCGTCCAGGGCACGTTGTGCCCGCTCGAGCATGTCGCGCACGGCGTCGCCCCCGAGGTGGTGAGCTGCGAAGCCGAGGTACTTGATGTTGACGCAGGCGGTGGCCCATTGGTACTCGACGTTCACCAGCCGCGGATCCAGTGCCCGGCCCGCGGAGGCTTCCCACGCGTCGGCGTAGACCTCGAACCGTGGGCTGTCAGGAGATACGAGGTTGGCCAGGTCCAGCATCGCGGGGCCGAGCGTGGCGGCTCCCCAGTCGATGATCTTCGATCCGGCGGGCCCGGCGAGGATGTTGTTCGCGTGGATGTCTCCGTGGACCAGGGTGCGGGAGAGCCGCTCAGGCGTACGAACCAGCAGGGGCTCACCTCGCACGCGCCGAACCAGGTCGAGCGCCTCGTGCAGTGGCGCCGGCTCGGACGCGGTGGGAAGCAGCTCGGAAAGGCGCCTGTCGACGTGCCGGAACCCGTTGTCCCACCACGTCCGGTCGACCACCGGGAGGTTCGGCAAGGTGACGTTGACATGACGAACGTGCATTACGGCCAGGGATTGGAGGACGTCGTCGCACACCTCGGCCTCCGACGCAAGTGTGCTGCCGGAATAGAACGGCAGGACCACCCACGGGCCCGCGGCGTCGTTCCCGTCTGCCAGCAACTCCGGAAGCGCGGGCGCCCTCGTATCGGTTACGTCTCGAAGGGCGCGCAACGCGGTGACCTCGGCCGCGGTGGCGTGTTTGCGCAGCACGGCCAGGTCGGCTGTCGAGCCGTCTCCTACCTCGACCAGCAGGTCCAGCCGCTCCACCGACTGCGACGAGTAGCCATGGGTGATGGGTGTACGGCGAACGACCCGGGCAACGGCATCCTTGCCCCACCGGCTCTCCACCCAGTCGACCGTATGACTCGTCCCGTGCGACGCCATCCGCCCAGACTGCCACGGCACCGCCGCGCCTCGCCTCCGCTGGACCGAGGTAGGACATCATGAAGGCATGCGAGTAGTCGTGCTGTCGGACACTCATGCGCCGCGACGGTGGAAGTCCTGCCCGCCGCGGGTGGCCGAGCACCTGCGGACGGCAGACGTGATCCTGCACGCCGGTGACGTGTGCACCCCGGAAGTGCTCGACGAGCTCGCGGCTTTCGCGCCGGTGTACGCGGTGTGCGGCAACAACGACGGACCCGAGGTAGCCGATTGGGGTTCGGGCGTGCCGGAGGTCGTCGAGATCACCCTGGCCGGTGTTCGGGTGGCGATGGTGCACGACAGCGGGCAGGCCACCGGTCGGATGGCGCGGATGCGGCGGCGGTTTCCGGACGCGGACCTCGTGGTGTTCGGGCACTCGCACATCCCCTTGACGCAGACTGAGGACGGCGTACGGATCTTCAATCCGGGCTCACCGACGGACCGGCGACGGCAACCGCACGGAACGATCGGCATCGTCGTCCTCCAGATGGGTCGTGTGAAGGACGCGTCCATCATCGCTGTGACGTAGGCCTGCGGCCTGCCGTCCGGGCGGGCAATGGCTCCGTCACGGTCGTTGCACCTTCTGCTGCGGGTCCACCCACTCCGGCGGGATGTATTCGGGGTGGCCGTGTGCGCCCATGCGGACCGTCCAGCCTCGGTGGTGGACGAAGGTGTGATGGCTCTTGCACAGGAGAACTCCGTTAGCCACATCGGTTGGGCCGAAGTCGTCCCAGGGGTTCATGTGGTGGGCGACGCAGCGGCGTTCGGGGACCTGGCATTCGGGGAAGTGGCAGTGGGATCCGTCGCGGACGGCGAGTGCGCGGCGTTGTGCTTCGGTGAAGAAGCGGTCGGCCATTCCGACGTCGAGGACTTCGCCGTTGCCGCCGAGCACCACGGGGATGATGTTCGCGTCGCAGGCCATCCGCCGGATCGTGGCGACCGAGATCGGCTCGCCGCGTAGCCCGAGGATCCTGGCCGAGCCGCCACCGCCGCACTTGCTGCAGCCGTCGTGCGGGTCGATGGCAGCCTCCGGCCCCGCCGCACTCTCCTGCAGTTTGGTGTCGTCGTCGTCTTGTGCCCCGAGGTCCCAGTCCTCGGGTCCGGTATCTGTTTCCGGGTCGGCTCCGAGACCCGTTCCAGCTTCCCTTCCGGCGTCGGGGTCAGTTCCGGTCTCGGGGGCCGTTCCGGTGGCGGTGTTCGGTTGTGAGTGCTGCCCGGGTGCTCGCGGTTCGGGTACCCGGTCCGCAAGGCGCGCGGTATCCGGTGGTGGTTTCTCCCTGTCTGGTTGGCCGTTCCGGCCGGTCGTCGTCTTCTGGGCATCGGGTCCGCGTACGTCGTCGGGGCCGGCCGCACCCGTCGTCCCGTGCAGGCCGGTCGTCTCGGCCAGATCGGCGCCCATGTGTGGGTCGCCGGGGTCGGCCGGACGGGTTGTCTCGCCGGGGCCGTTCCCCAGGTCCGGGTCGCTGACCTCGTCGTCAACCTCGGGTTGCGAAGCGGTTCCCGCCGTGGCTTCGGTGCTCGCGCTGGGCTCGGCGTTGTCGCTGGGCTCGGTCTTGTCGCTCGGATCGGTGTCCCGGGCGCCGCCGGCGTCGTCGGTCTGCTTGGTGGGCTTGGAGCTGGCAGGCTTGACCTCTTCGGTGGCGCGGCGGCTCGTGTCTGGCCCGGACTGTCCCGCCTCAGAACCCTCGGTGCGCTTGGTGTTCTCGTCCTGGGGCTGGCCCTCGGCCTGGCGCCGGGCTTTGCGTTGGGCTTGGCGTTGGGCGTCGGGGGTCTGGCAGCCGCACGGCATGGGGCGGACTGGGTTGAGGTCGTCGATCGTGCCGTACCCCACGCCGTTCATCAGGTTCTTCAGATCGATCAGGACGGTGACGCAGTCGCGTCCTCGGCCGCGGTTGGGCGAGGCTTCCCATTCAGCCCACCTGGCGACCAACTCCGCGAACGCGTCGCCGCGTTTTTGGTCCAGGGGACGGTCGTCGGGCTCGGGGCGGGTGTCACGGGCAACCAGTGCTTCGATGATCTTGCGGAGTTGTTCCATCTCCAGCACCGGCAGCTTGATCACCACCGTCTCCGACCCGGGGGTACCGTTCGGCGCATACCGCAGGGAGCGGGAGCGTTCTGCGGCGCGTTCGGCATCGTCGAGTTCTTTACCGAGGCGGCGTTCGGATTCCTCCGGTGCCAGGTAGTGCAGCAACGCCCGGCCGAGCAGGCGTACGTCGTCGGGGTTACGCCGCTTGGACTCCGCGATCAGGTACTCCTCGGCCTTGACGCGTTGTTCGAGGCTGATCCACTTGGGCAGGTCCTTGATCGCGCCCGCGATCACTTGCGCGTGCCGGTACGACAGTTCACCCCGAGCGAGTGCCCGCGCGGTGAGGGTCACCGTCCGGTCCAGGTCCCGGGCCAGGGCGACGGTGGCGTAGGAATCCTTCTTCCCCATCCGCTGGGAGTTGCGCAGCCAGGCCGCCGTGGTCGCCGCACCCGTGGTCTTGCCGATGTCGCGGGCCTCGGCCTGGCGAACCCAGGACAGTTTCAGCGCGGCCGCCCGGGATTCCTCGACGGTCAGTTCGCCGATCAGCTCACCGAGGTCACCGGCGTCCAGGCAGCCGGTGGGAGTGGCCAGGGCTTCGTCGAGCCCGGCGCGGAACATGGCGACCGCAGCCCTCAACCGGGCAGCGGCACCACTGCCGCCTGCGCCGGGAAGGTCCTGCGTCGTCGAATACATGTTCGAACTCTACCGGCTGCCACCGACAGCTCGCCCGTTGTCCACAACGCGACCCGAAAACACGCCGATCCGCCATCTGTGGACGAAAACCTGGCACGAGGTCGCGGTCCCGGGCGCCGACGACAAGGACCTCCGGAATGCTGGTCCCAAACGGGGCATCCGGCGGCCGTGCAGCGATCTCCCAGGGCGGCCTACTAGCGTGCAGGAGAAGGAGAGTCCGGCAGAACGGCAGCGCGATCGGCAGGTGGCGACATGGCGTGGTTCAAGCCAGGAGACCTGCTGGACCGCACCTTCGAGGTCGGGATCATCCTCAAGGGCCTGGACGGCCTGCTGGAACTGATCGGCGGGGCCCTGCTGCTGGCGGTGTCGCCTGCCACTCTCAACCATCTGGTCGTCACCCTGACCCAGCACGAGATCTCCGAGGACCCACACGACTTCGTGGCCACCCATCTGCTGCATCTGACGGCCGGTCTTCACCAGTCGACGGTGTGGTTCGGCGCGGTCTACCTTCTCCTGCACGGTGCGGTGAAAGTCGTCCTCGTCGTGGCACTGCTGCGCAACCAGTTGTGGGCGTACCCCTGGACAATCGTGTTCCTGCTGGCGTTCATCGGCTATCAGCTCTACCGGATCGCGCTCCATCCGACGATCGGACTCGCGCTGCTGACGATCTTCGACGCGTTCGTCGTCTGGTTGACCTGGCGCGAGTACGGCAGGCAGCGGGCCGGCCGCGCTCACTCCTCCGTACCCACCTGATCGCCCTCGAAGGTGAGACGTCAGGGGCTGACCGCGAGGAAGAGGAACGCGACCAGCAATACGAGGTGGACACCGCCCTGCAGCCGGGTCGCCCTGCCGGGCACCACCGTGAGAACGCTGACCACCACGGTGAGCGCCAGGAAGACGAGCTGGGTGGCCCCGAGTCCGAGGTGGAGCGGTCCCTTCAGCCAGATCGAGGCCACCGCGATCGCCGGGATCGTGAGCCCGATGCTCGCCATCGCCGAGCCATACGCGAGGTTGAGGCTGATCTGCGTGCGCTGCCGCCCGGCGGCGCGTACGGCGGCGATGGTCTCCGGCAGCAGGACGAGCAACGCGATCACCACACCGACGAACGACTGCGGGAATCCGATCGCCTTGACGGCCGCCTCGATCGACGGCGACTCGACCTTGGCCAGTCCCACCACCGCGACGAGCGCCACCAGCAGCAGTCCGAGGCTCGTCAACGCGGCTCGGGCGGTCGGGGGAGCGGCGTGTGCGCCGGCGTCGACGCTCTCCTCGGCGTCGGCGCTCTCCTCGACGTCGCCGACCGGATCGACCTCACCGGCCGGATCGACCTCGGCTGACTCGGAGGTGGGTGCGTCCCCACGTCCGGCGACCGGATCGTTGTCGTGCTGCACGGGCAGGAAGAAGTCGCGGTGCCGAACGGTCTGGGTCAGTACGAACATCCCGTACAGCAGGAGCGACATGATCGCCGCGAAGACGAGCTGGTCGGTGGAGAAGGCCGGGCCGGGCGCACCCAGGGTGAAGGCCGGCAGCACCAGGCTCAGGGCCGCCAGGGTCGCCACGGTCGCGAGCGCGGCTCCACTGCCCTCGGCGTTGAACCGCGTCGTTCCGTAGCGCAGCGCGGCGACCAGCAGGGAGATGCCGACGACGCCGTTGGTGGTGATCATGACCGCTGCGAAGACAGTGTCCCGGGCCAGTTGGGCGGTCTCCGGCCCACCCGAGACCATCAGGGTCACGATCAGAGCGACCTCGATCACGGTCACCGCCACCGCGAGGACCAGTGAGCCGAAGGGCTCACCGACCCGGTGCGCCACGACCTCCGCGTGGTGCACCGCCGACAGCACCGCGCCCGCGAGGACGACCGCGATCACCACCGCGAACACGATCGCCAGGTAGCGGCCCCAGGTGAGTGCCAGCGCGAGAAGAGCGAGCAGCGGCACGACGGTCGTCCACGAGAAGTACGGCGGGCGGCGGGTGAGCGTCACGGCATGGAGCCTTCCAGTCGTGGCGGACGAGACGGGCAAGGGCCCGGAGCGGTAATTCTAAAGGGACGGTAAAACGACCAGGTAAATCGGCTGTTTGGCGTTCCGGCTCGAACCTCTCGTAACGGCAGGTTCCAGCGTCGGCGGCGTGATCGGAGATCGCGGTACCACCCGGTGGAGCATCGGGGAGCTCGCACGCGCGAGCGGAGTGACCGTTCGCACGCTGCGTCACTACGACGAGACCGGCCTGCTCACCGCGAGCGAACGAACGGCTCGGGCCATCGCCCTCACACCGGCGACGACCTGAGGCGGTTGTACCGCACCCGGGCGTTGCGCAGTCTCGGACTGTCCCTTCCGCAGATCGCCGACGCGCTGGACGAACCGCCGTACGAGCCGTCGGACCGACCGTCGGACGATCTGCCGGCGATGCGCGACCTGCAGGAGCTGGCGCGGCGCTGGGACGAGGTGGGAGCAGCGTTCCAGGTCGAGCCCGCCGGGCCGCGGAAATCGCCGTCGCGTCGGCACCTGCAGGGGCGGACGGCATCTGAGCCGTTCCGGGGATAGTTTGGGCACATGAGCGAGCTGCCCGAGCGA from Actinopolymorpha sp. NPDC004070 includes:
- a CDS encoding DUF222 domain-containing protein, with translation MYSTTQDLPGAGGSGAAARLRAAVAMFRAGLDEALATPTGCLDAGDLGELIGELTVEESRAAALKLSWVRQAEARDIGKTTGAATTAAWLRNSQRMGKKDSYATVALARDLDRTVTLTARALARGELSYRHAQVIAGAIKDLPKWISLEQRVKAEEYLIAESKRRNPDDVRLLGRALLHYLAPEESERRLGKELDDAERAAERSRSLRYAPNGTPGSETVVIKLPVLEMEQLRKIIEALVARDTRPEPDDRPLDQKRGDAFAELVARWAEWEASPNRGRGRDCVTVLIDLKNLMNGVGYGTIDDLNPVRPMPCGCQTPDAQRQAQRKARRQAEGQPQDENTKRTEGSEAGQSGPDTSRRATEEVKPASSKPTKQTDDAGGARDTDPSDKTEPSDNAEPSASTEATAGTASQPEVDDEVSDPDLGNGPGETTRPADPGDPHMGADLAETTGLHGTTGAAGPDDVRGPDAQKTTTGRNGQPDREKPPPDTARLADRVPEPRAPGQHSQPNTATGTAPETGTDPDAGREAGTGLGADPETDTGPEDWDLGAQDDDDTKLQESAAGPEAAIDPHDGCSKCGGGGSARILGLRGEPISVATIRRMACDANIIPVVLGGNGEVLDVGMADRFFTEAQRRALAVRDGSHCHFPECQVPERRCVAHHMNPWDDFGPTDVANGVLLCKSHHTFVHHRGWTVRMGAHGHPEYIPPEWVDPQQKVQRP
- a CDS encoding metallophosphoesterase family protein; this translates as MRVVVLSDTHAPRRWKSCPPRVAEHLRTADVILHAGDVCTPEVLDELAAFAPVYAVCGNNDGPEVADWGSGVPEVVEITLAGVRVAMVHDSGQATGRMARMRRRFPDADLVVFGHSHIPLTQTEDGVRIFNPGSPTDRRRQPHGTIGIVVLQMGRVKDASIIAVT
- a CDS encoding MerR family DNA-binding transcriptional regulator, which translates into the protein MIGDRGTTRWSIGELARASGVTVRTLRHYDETGLLTASERTARAIALTPATT
- a CDS encoding phosphotransferase, encoding MASHGTSHTVDWVESRWGKDAVARVVRRTPITHGYSSQSVERLDLLVEVGDGSTADLAVLRKHATAAEVTALRALRDVTDTRAPALPELLADGNDAAGPWVVLPFYSGSTLASEAEVCDDVLQSLAVMHVRHVNVTLPNLPVVDRTWWDNGFRHVDRRLSELLPTASEPAPLHEALDLVRRVRGEPLLVRTPERLSRTLVHGDIHANNILAGPAGSKIIDWGAATLGPAMLDLANLVSPDSPRFEVYADAWEASAGRALDPRLVNVEYQWATACVNIKYLGFAAHHLGGDAVRDMLERAQRALDALARSGA
- a CDS encoding DUF2127 domain-containing protein; amino-acid sequence: MAWFKPGDLLDRTFEVGIILKGLDGLLELIGGALLLAVSPATLNHLVVTLTQHEISEDPHDFVATHLLHLTAGLHQSTVWFGAVYLLLHGAVKVVLVVALLRNQLWAYPWTIVFLLAFIGYQLYRIALHPTIGLALLTIFDAFVVWLTWREYGRQRAGRAHSSVPT
- a CDS encoding ionic transporter y4hA gives rise to the protein MTLTRRPPYFSWTTVVPLLALLALALTWGRYLAIVFAVVIAVVLAGAVLSAVHHAEVVAHRVGEPFGSLVLAVAVTVIEVALIVTLMVSGGPETAQLARDTVFAAVMITTNGVVGISLLVAALRYGTTRFNAEGSGAALATVATLAALSLVLPAFTLGAPGPAFSTDQLVFAAIMSLLLYGMFVLTQTVRHRDFFLPVQHDNDPVAGRGDAPTSESAEVDPAGEVDPVGDVEESADAEESVDAGAHAAPPTARAALTSLGLLLVALVAVVGLAKVESPSIEAAVKAIGFPQSFVGVVIALLVLLPETIAAVRAAGRQRTQISLNLAYGSAMASIGLTIPAIAVASIWLKGPLHLGLGATQLVFLALTVVVSVLTVVPGRATRLQGGVHLVLLVAFLFLAVSP